Sequence from the Pedobacter sp. D749 genome:
ATTGGTTAGCGAAACAAAAGAATGATCAAGAACTTGGTTTACTCGGAGAAGAGCTGGTAATCGAATATGAGAAAAGAGTGCTATATGATAATGGTTGCCATGATTTGATAGAGCAAGTTATAAAAGTTGCTGATGGAAATGGTTTTGATATACTATCAAAAGAATTAGATGGATGTGATAAGTTTATAGAGGTTAAAACTACTAAAGGAAATCAAAACACTCCATTTAAAATTACAATAAACGAAATCAAATTTTCGGAGGTGAATTCAGATAAATACTATTTATATCGCCTATATGATTTTAATGTGGAAAGTAAACAGGCTGAATTTAATGAATATCAAGGTGATCTAAATAAGCATTTCTTTTTTGATCCAAGTATATTTGACGCATTTAATAAAAAGTAAGGAACAAGTTTTTATACTGATTTAAACATTTGTTACCTGCTCTTCAATATTTCCACTTTCTCCCTTTCACTTGCCAACAATCTTTCGTAAAATTCTTTGTTAGCATCTAATGCTTGCACTAACTTGTCTAAAGGATTGAATGTAGGCTGAATATTTATTACATTGATTGTGGAGTTGTCGTTACTTGTAGATGTATTCGGAATATTTCTTGATCGCTTCCTCCCAATGCCTTAGCCACTTTTTCTAAAGTGCTATCTTCAATTTCTGCACTTTCCTGAACCAGTTTGCTTTAATGGCTTGTTATTTTTCTGTTAATTTAGAAAAATCTAGTAATTCATCAACACTTACGTCTAACGCTTTTGCCAAATTTACTAAAATATAAGCAGTTGGATTAGCTCCTTGCTTTTCGTATCTGTTTATGAACTGTTTGTCTTTTCCATCAAGAATAGCAGCTAGTTCAGTTTGTTCTAATTTTTTAGCAACTCTAAGTTGTAGTATTCGTTTGCCTAGGTTTTTCCTAAAGGTTTTAACTTCGTCGTTCATATCGCAAACTCACGAAATAATACAGATTTTGGTCAACAAATTTGTTTACTATTAATGTTTTATTTATATTCGAATATTATAATTAGGTACTAATAAAAGTCTTGCAACCACAGAATCTGACGCCGTTGAAGCAAGACAGCAGATTAATGCCCATATCTATGCGTAGATGTATATATTTGTACATCGAAATAGATGTGGGACTGCTGTAAATCCATTTCAACGTAAGGCGTCAGAAACTTTGATGTGGTTATGGTAAGCAGTCCCACATTTATTATTTAGGGACTTTGCTTCCCAGCAAGACTCGTAAAACCATACGAGTATGATGACTAAACACATTACCATTGCAGGGAAACCGCTTTCGCGGTTTTACAAACTGCCTTTTGAAAAAGGGAGCAGGGTGTTAAGGTTAGCGGTGCTGGATCAGATCGCTATCGGATTGCATAGCACATTTAGCGTAGGTAAAAAAACTGAGCCGTTGGCCATACAATCGCTTTCTTTTGATCAGGGTTTGTTAATCGTTAACATTAAATTGGAAGGGGAAGAAGCAAGGGTTTATATTGGGGTAGAGTATGATTGCCTGTTGGTGAGCTGTAGTGTTGATACGGATGAAACCTACCTTGGACGTTATGCTTACCTTACTTTGCGGGCCATGATGCGGAGCGGTTACTGCGATTTTAAGGAATATTACTGGCCGGCATGTTTTGCTTTGGGTAACAAGCGTTCCGGATATGTAGATGTGGTTAAAAAACCTGGCGGTTTTACTATTACATTGAAGAAAAAGTTTAGCGGTTTGTTTAGGCCTGGTGATGATTTGCCGGATGTTACGGAACGGGTGGTAGTACCGCTTGAAAGGCTGTCGGGTAAACATGCGATGGCACGGTTGGCACCGGTTAGCATTGGCTATTGTTTTGCCAATACCGATCTGCAGCATTTCCACAGCAACCATTATCCTTTTTTAATTCCTTATGTTTTTGCGGCCACGGCTTACCTTAAAACGGTTAAATCTTTTAAACGTTTCGGGTTTAATACGAATGATGTGGAGGGCATTAGCCTATCGCCGCAACAGGAGGAGCTGAACGGCATCTGTTTCGCCATGAAACCGCTAGCGGCCATACGTTTTAGTGCATACGCTGCGCTACCCGAAGCCGTAGCTGAAATTAGCAGGATTAATGAGGCTAATCAACTCGAAATTTTTAAGCTATGGAACAAGGCTTTACCGTTATTGGTACAGCAACCTTTTACGCATTACCTATATACTTATGGCATGCGGAATGTTGCGGGCAAGCCAGTAAGAAAGGATATGAAACTGGCTTTTTTCTCGATGGATATTCCTGTTTTAAGCTTTGTGTTAAGGGATAAGGGTGGTTATTTTGAACTGCAGCTTAGGCTTAAGGTGAAAGGGAAGCTGTTGAAGTTGAGTAGCGATAGTATTGGGCTGTTTTTGGTTTGCGATCGGGTTAAAACGTATTTGTGGTATTTGCTTGAGGCAGAAATGGATTATAAACTAGTTTGGTTTTTTAGCAGGGTGAATTTTAGGGTACAGGTACCAAAAGGGTATTATAAGGAGTTTTTTGAGGGGTTTGTTGAGGGGATAGAGCGGTGGTATGAGGTTAAGAGGGGGTAAGGGGGTAATTACTAATACAGTCGTCATTGCCGCGCAGGCGGGAATCTTAATGCAATCGCTATTTCCTTGCCCAGGCTCGGGCTTGCCTCGGTTAGCCACCGAAGGGCTTTTACTTTTTCCTTGATGAAAAAGTAACAAAAAATCAAGGCTTGCATCCTTTCTTGTAAAAACCTACGGAAATCTTGATAGCGGCAGTATCGAGGCTCTTACCCTTGCTTATCCCTGCGCTCCCGCTTTGATCCTGCCTTGGGCTGTGGGGTTATGAGGGGGACTGCAAAGATTTCCGTGCTTTTTCCGGCGAAAATCTGCGAGGCCGGATAGCAGGGAGCAAATAGCATGGTGCAGTAATTTGTTTTTAGTTCTTTCCCTTTCAGGGGAAAGGTGCCGATAGGCGGATAGGGGTTTAAGGCGCTCGCTATAATACGGTCGTCATTCCCGCGCAGGCGGGAATCTTAATGCAATCGCTATTTTCTTGCCCAGGCTCGGGCTTGCCTCGGCTCACCGCCGCCGAGGGGCTCTTTCTTTTCTCTTGATAGAAAAGAAACAAAAGATCAAGGCTTGCATCCTTTCTTGTAAAAACCTACGGAAATCTTAATTGCGGCAGCATTGAGGCTCTTACCCTTACTTATTCCCACCGCTCCCGCTTTGATCCCGCCTTAGGTTGTGGGGTTATGATGAGGAGGTGCAAAGATTTCCGTGCTTTTTCCGGCGAAAATCTGCCAGGCCGGATAGCAGGGTGCAGATAGCGAGGGGGCCTATTGCAGGGTGCGATAATTTGTTTTTTAGTCCTTTCCCTTTCAGGGGAAAGGTGCCGATAGGCGGATAGGGGTTTAAGGCGCTCGCTATAGTACGGTCGTCATTCTCGCGCATGCGGGAATCTTAATGCAATCGCTATTTTCTTGCCCAGGCTCGGGCTTGCCTCGGTTAGCCACCGAAGAGCTCTTACCTTTTTCTTGATAAAAAGGTAACCAAAAATCAAGGCTTGCATCCTTTCTTGTAAAAACCTACGGAAATCTTGATAGCGGCAGCATCGAGGCTCTCACCCTTGCTTATTCCCAACGCTCCCGCTTTGATCCTGCCTTGGGCTGTGGGGTTATGAGGGGGACTGCAAGATTTCCGTGCTTTTCCCGGCGAAAATCTGCGAGGCCGGATAGCAGGGAGCAGATAGCGAAGTGCATATTGCAGGGTGCGATAATTTGTTTTTTAGTTCTTTCCCTTTCAGGGGAAAGGTGCCGATAGGCGGATAGGGGTTTAAGGCGCTCGCTATAGTACGGTCGTCATTCTCGCGCATGCGGGAATCTTAATGCAATCGCTATTTTCTTGCCCAGGCTCGGGCTTGCCTCGGTTAGCCACCGAAGAGCTCTTACCTTTTTCTTGATAAAAAGGTAACCAAAAATCAAGGCTTGCATCCTTTCTTGTAAAAACCTACGAAAATCTTGATTGCGGCAGCATCGAGGCTCTTACCCTTGCTTATTCCCAACGCTCCCGCTTTGATCCTGCCTTAGGCTGTGGTGTTATGATGGGGAGGTACAAAGATTTCCGTGCTTTTTCCGGCGAAAACCTGCCAGGCCGGATAGCAGGGCGCAAATAGCATGGTGCAGTAATTTGTTTTTAGTTCTTTCCCTTTCAGGGGAAAGGTGCCGATAGGCGGATAGGGGCTTAGGGCGCTTGAAAGTAAGCGAAAACACAGTTCAAAGATTTCTCCATTCCGCTGCGCTCCAGTCGAAATGACGACTGATTTTTTCTAAGAAATTTGCCAGGCCGGATTGCAGGATGTAGATCGCATGGAGTAGAGAAAAGCATCCATAGATTGATCCCTTTGAAACTATGAGGGGAACTCCCCTCCTAATTTAGGAGGGGTGGGGGTGGTTATGAGGAGGATTTTCTTTAGTCCTTTCCCTTAGGGTAAAAGTGCCGATAGACGAATAGGGGTTTAAGGTGCTAAAAGGTAACGCTTGTATTTCGCGTTCTTTGCGGTTCCTCTCTGCGTTCTTTGCGGTTAAATATTCGCTTTATCCTCTTACAACGAATCTAAAAAATCTAAATACAATGGAACGCTTGCTTCTATCCACTCTTCCGATGGGTTATTGTCTATTCCATAATAAGCAAACAGGGGTTGGTAATCGGCTTTTACATATTGAAAAGAAAGTTCGAACGGACGGGTTAATTCTGCTAATGTATATTTATACTTTTCTGATGGGCGCAGTTCGTGTTTTTCAA
This genomic interval carries:
- a CDS encoding helix-turn-helix domain-containing protein translates to MNDEVKTFRKNLGKRILQLRVAKKLEQTELAAILDGKDKQFINRYEKQGANPTAYILVNLAKALDVSVDELLDFSKLTEK